A window from Mesorhizobium sp. WSM2240 encodes these proteins:
- a CDS encoding isobutyryl-CoA dehydrogenase — MDAAVGPTANQFDLNDDQRAIQEMAEAFAADRVAPNALEWDRQHHFPSDVIRETGPLGLGGIYISEDVGGSGLGRLDAVLIFESLSRACPGFASFISIHNMASWMIDKFGSEEQRQRLLPKLTSMEWLGSYCLTEPGSGSDAAALKTRAVRSAGNGGDYVVNGAKQFISGAGDSDVYVTMVRTGEEGPKGISTLVIPKDAPGLSFGALENKMGWHMQSTRQVIFEDCKVPAENLLSGEGAGFGIAMAGLDGGRLNIAACSLGGAQSALDKAIAYTAERKAFGKPINQFQALQFKLADMETELQAARIFLYAAASKLDRKAPDAGKWSAMAKRLVTDTGFNVANDALQLHGGYGYLHDYGIEKLVRDLRVHQILEGTNEIMRVIIARSLIGRE, encoded by the coding sequence ATGGACGCCGCTGTGGGCCCGACCGCCAACCAGTTCGACTTGAACGATGATCAGCGCGCCATCCAGGAAATGGCGGAGGCTTTCGCCGCCGACCGCGTCGCTCCCAATGCGCTCGAATGGGACCGGCAGCACCACTTTCCGAGCGATGTGATCCGCGAGACCGGCCCGCTCGGCCTGGGCGGCATCTATATCAGCGAAGATGTGGGCGGCTCCGGCCTCGGCCGCCTCGACGCGGTGCTCATCTTCGAATCCCTGTCGCGCGCCTGCCCCGGCTTCGCCTCGTTCATCTCGATCCATAACATGGCGTCGTGGATGATCGACAAGTTCGGCAGCGAGGAACAACGCCAGCGGCTTCTGCCGAAACTGACCTCGATGGAATGGCTGGGCAGCTATTGCCTGACCGAACCCGGTTCAGGCTCGGATGCGGCGGCCCTTAAGACCAGGGCGGTGCGCAGCGCCGGCAATGGCGGCGACTATGTCGTGAATGGCGCGAAGCAGTTCATTTCAGGGGCCGGCGACAGCGACGTCTACGTGACCATGGTGCGCACCGGCGAGGAGGGTCCGAAGGGCATCTCGACGCTGGTCATCCCGAAGGATGCGCCGGGCCTGTCGTTCGGCGCGCTCGAAAACAAGATGGGCTGGCATATGCAGTCGACCCGCCAGGTGATCTTCGAGGACTGCAAGGTTCCGGCCGAGAACCTTTTGTCGGGCGAAGGCGCGGGGTTCGGCATCGCCATGGCGGGCCTCGACGGCGGGCGGCTGAACATTGCCGCGTGCTCGCTGGGCGGCGCGCAATCCGCCCTCGACAAGGCCATCGCCTACACCGCGGAGCGCAAGGCCTTCGGCAAGCCGATCAACCAGTTCCAGGCGCTGCAATTCAAGCTGGCCGACATGGAAACCGAACTGCAGGCGGCACGGATCTTTCTTTATGCAGCCGCGTCAAAGCTCGACCGCAAGGCGCCAGATGCCGGCAAATGGTCGGCAATGGCCAAGCGCCTTGTCACCGACACCGGCTTCAACGTCGCCAACGACGCGCTGCAACTGCATGGCGGCTATGGCTATCTGCACGACTACGGCATCGAGAAGCTGGTGCGCGATCTGCGCGTCCACCAGATTCTCGAAGGCACCAACGAGATCATGCGCGTCATCATCGCGCGCTCGCTGATTGGAAGGGAGTAG
- the mmsB gene encoding 3-hydroxyisobutyrate dehydrogenase, whose amino-acid sequence MTTIGFIGLGNMGNPMAANLVKAGYTVHGFDLVPENLKTARDNGVVVMANGIAAAKDAEVVITMLPAGKHVLSVYEDIAPKAAEGTLFIDSSTIDVDSARKAHALAGKHGLLSIDAPVSGGTGGAAAGTLTFMAGGSKEAFVKAEPVLQPMAGRIVHCGDAGAGQAAKICNNMILGVSMIGVSEAFVLAEKLGLSHQALFDVASTSSGQCWSLTTYCPVPGPVPASPANRDYQAGFAAALMLKDLKLAQEAAQQSGAVTPLGAEAAQLYALFNAQGHGGADFSGIIKFLRGDSA is encoded by the coding sequence ATGACCACGATCGGCTTCATAGGCCTCGGCAATATGGGCAACCCGATGGCCGCAAATCTGGTGAAGGCCGGGTACACGGTGCATGGTTTCGACCTTGTCCCGGAGAATCTTAAAACGGCGCGGGATAATGGCGTCGTGGTCATGGCCAACGGCATCGCCGCAGCCAAGGACGCCGAGGTCGTCATCACGATGCTGCCGGCCGGCAAGCATGTGCTGTCGGTCTATGAGGACATCGCGCCCAAGGCTGCCGAGGGAACCCTGTTCATCGACAGTTCGACCATAGACGTGGATTCGGCGCGCAAGGCGCATGCGCTTGCCGGCAAACACGGGCTGCTGTCGATCGACGCGCCGGTTTCGGGCGGCACCGGCGGAGCCGCCGCAGGCACCCTCACGTTCATGGCCGGCGGCTCGAAGGAAGCTTTCGTCAAGGCCGAGCCGGTTCTGCAACCGATGGCCGGACGCATCGTCCATTGCGGCGACGCCGGCGCCGGACAGGCGGCGAAGATCTGCAATAACATGATCCTCGGCGTCTCGATGATCGGCGTTTCCGAAGCCTTCGTGCTGGCGGAGAAACTCGGCCTGTCCCACCAGGCGCTGTTCGATGTGGCCTCGACCTCGTCCGGTCAGTGCTGGTCGCTGACCACCTATTGCCCGGTGCCCGGCCCCGTGCCTGCTTCTCCGGCGAATCGTGACTACCAGGCGGGTTTCGCCGCGGCTCTGATGCTGAAGGACCTGAAGCTCGCGCAGGAGGCCGCGCAGCAATCCGGCGCGGTAACGCCGCTCGGCGCCGAAGCGGCCCAGCTATACGCGCTGTTCAACGCGCAGGGCCATGGCGGGGCCGATTTTTCCGGCATCATAAAATTCCTGCGCGGCGATTCCGCCTGA
- a CDS encoding cytochrome c oxidase assembly factor Coa1 family protein has protein sequence MADQPLNQPAEIPPELDRWNWGAFFLNWIWGIGNSTYIALLALIPFVNIIMIFVLGARGSRWAWRNRYWHDAEHFRRTQRNWAIAGLLIWIVVIGGAAGLIGGIPYIMKSNDAYQMTMDTIRADDRVKAAIGADLADSYWISGNVSVNADGTGEAKLDIPIHGDKGTGSAISLAVRNDGQWDMRLLVVRVDGSDAPIVLVNKDNVPIPNASVGI, from the coding sequence ATGGCCGATCAACCGCTCAATCAACCGGCCGAAATCCCGCCGGAACTCGACCGCTGGAATTGGGGCGCTTTCTTCCTGAACTGGATCTGGGGGATTGGAAACAGCACGTACATTGCGCTGCTGGCGCTTATACCGTTCGTCAATATCATCATGATCTTCGTGCTCGGCGCGCGCGGCAGCCGCTGGGCGTGGCGGAACCGCTACTGGCACGACGCGGAGCATTTCCGCAGGACCCAGCGCAACTGGGCGATCGCCGGGCTGCTCATCTGGATCGTGGTGATCGGCGGCGCTGCCGGCCTGATCGGCGGCATACCGTACATCATGAAGAGCAACGATGCCTATCAGATGACTATGGATACGATTCGCGCCGACGATCGCGTCAAGGCAGCCATTGGCGCCGATTTGGCGGACAGCTACTGGATTAGCGGCAATGTCAGCGTCAATGCGGATGGCACCGGCGAAGCGAAGCTCGACATTCCGATCCATGGTGACAAAGGAACCGGCTCGGCAATCTCCCTTGCCGTCCGCAACGATGGTCAATGGGACATGCGCCTGCTGGTCGTCAGGGTCGATGGTTCCGATGCGCCGATCGTTCTCGTCAACAAGGATAATGTCCCGATCCCCAATGCCTCTGTCGGAATATGA
- a CDS encoding carboxymuconolactone decarboxylase family protein, translating into MTGKPLVPLIEYEMADEVVRAVYDDIMETRQVDWVNNFWKVLAHDPALLKRTWEALKQVMAPGALDPLVKEMIYIAVSATNGCEYCTYSHTASARKLGMSEAQMMEILAVVGMANQTNRLANALRPPVDVQFEPRP; encoded by the coding sequence ATGACCGGAAAGCCGCTCGTTCCCCTGATCGAATATGAAATGGCCGACGAGGTCGTCCGTGCCGTCTACGACGACATAATGGAGACACGCCAGGTCGACTGGGTCAATAATTTCTGGAAGGTGCTGGCGCACGATCCAGCCCTGCTCAAGCGCACATGGGAAGCGCTCAAACAGGTGATGGCGCCGGGCGCGCTCGATCCTCTGGTCAAGGAAATGATCTACATCGCTGTTTCGGCGACGAATGGCTGTGAATACTGCACCTATTCGCATACGGCGTCGGCGCGCAAGCTGGGCATGAGCGAAGCGCAAATGATGGAAATCCTGGCCGTGGTCGGCATGGCCAACCAGACGAACCGCCTCGCGAATGCGCTGCGTCCGCCGGTCGATGTGCAATTCGAGCCGCGACCCTGA
- a CDS encoding aspartate aminotransferase family protein, whose translation MTYQNYSLSQLQAIDSAHHIHPFTDHKELRGAGSRMITRADGPFIYDSEGNELLDGMAGLWCVNIGYGRNELAEAAYAQMKELPYYNSFFKCSTPTPVLLARKLAEIAPTNINQVFYGSSGSEANDTALRLVRHYWVLEGKPQKNRIISRTMAYHGSTVAGTSLGGMDGMHSQLGGAVPNIVHVMMPYAYELVLPGESDHDFGVRAAKAVEDAILEAGADNVAAFIGEPIMGAGGVKIPPASYWPEIQRICRKYDVLLMLDEVITGYGRTGEWFAAQTFGIEPDTITTAKALTSGYQPLSALLVGDRIASTLVEKGGEFYHGYTYSGHPVACAVALKNLEIIEREGLIERVKTDTGPYFAQMLSERISGHGLVGQVRSVGLMGAIEIVKDKATRERFQPAGSAAVAVRDHAIAQGMMMRATGDTMILSPPLIWTHATIDMAGERILKALDLAEADLRRAH comes from the coding sequence ATGACTTACCAGAATTATTCGCTGTCGCAGCTGCAGGCGATCGACTCCGCCCATCACATTCACCCGTTCACGGACCACAAGGAATTGCGCGGCGCTGGCAGCCGCATGATCACCCGTGCCGACGGGCCGTTCATCTATGATTCGGAGGGCAATGAGCTGCTCGACGGCATGGCCGGCCTTTGGTGCGTGAACATCGGCTACGGCCGCAACGAACTCGCTGAGGCCGCCTATGCGCAGATGAAGGAGCTTCCCTATTACAATTCCTTCTTCAAATGCTCGACGCCGACGCCGGTTCTGCTTGCAAGGAAGCTTGCCGAGATCGCGCCGACGAACATCAATCAGGTGTTTTACGGCTCGTCCGGATCGGAGGCCAACGACACGGCGCTGCGGCTGGTCCGCCACTACTGGGTGCTCGAAGGCAAGCCCCAGAAGAACCGCATCATCTCGCGGACCATGGCCTATCACGGCTCCACAGTGGCGGGAACGTCGCTCGGTGGCATGGACGGCATGCACAGCCAGCTTGGCGGGGCGGTTCCCAACATCGTCCATGTGATGATGCCCTACGCGTATGAGCTCGTGCTGCCGGGCGAAAGCGACCACGATTTCGGCGTGCGCGCGGCCAAAGCCGTCGAGGACGCCATCCTGGAAGCCGGAGCAGATAATGTCGCCGCCTTCATCGGCGAGCCGATCATGGGAGCGGGCGGCGTAAAGATCCCGCCGGCGAGCTATTGGCCGGAAATCCAGCGTATCTGCCGCAAATATGACGTGCTGCTGATGCTCGACGAGGTCATCACCGGTTATGGCCGGACGGGCGAATGGTTCGCCGCCCAGACCTTCGGCATCGAGCCGGATACGATCACCACCGCCAAGGCGCTGACCTCGGGTTACCAGCCGCTTTCGGCGCTGCTGGTCGGCGACAGGATCGCCTCCACGCTGGTCGAGAAGGGCGGCGAGTTCTATCACGGCTATACCTATTCCGGTCATCCGGTGGCCTGTGCGGTCGCTCTCAAGAATCTTGAAATCATCGAGCGGGAAGGGCTGATAGAACGGGTCAAGACCGACACCGGGCCTTATTTCGCGCAGATGCTGAGCGAGCGGATTTCCGGCCATGGACTGGTCGGCCAGGTCCGCAGCGTCGGCCTGATGGGGGCTATCGAGATCGTCAAGGACAAGGCGACGCGCGAGCGGTTCCAGCCGGCCGGCAGCGCCGCCGTCGCCGTACGCGACCACGCGATTGCCCAAGGCATGATGATGCGGGCGACCGGCGACACGATGATACTGTCACCGCCGCTGATCTGGACCCACGCGACGATCGATATGGCCGGCGAGCGCATTCTGAAAGCGCTCGATCTTGCCGAGGCCGATCTTCGCAGGGCACACTGA
- a CDS encoding capsid protein: MAYPARPTSAVTPSRRTLHAELLRLCARIGYSPPAFR; this comes from the coding sequence ATGGCTTATCCTGCAAGGCCGACCAGCGCCGTGACGCCCTCGCGGCGGACGCTGCATGCCGAGCTGCTGCGGCTTTGCGCCCGCATCGGCTATTCGCCGCCCGCCTTCCGTTGA
- a CDS encoding MFS transporter, whose protein sequence is MVATESSGSEARADWAAIAGVIATVSVFAIAQGLTYPLLSFILQRQGISPSLIGLSAAMTPIGFIVSSPLVPWLARRFGAGRTALSCAVLSAVTLALIGWTQDVYAWFLLRFLLGLVTNPLYVLSEVWMIALAPPARRGRVMGVYTTIISAGFAAGPLCLLAVGSYGWPPFLVGIVAFVVCGACLALVLKRLPKFDETGHQVSVLGFVPLAWLLLFAVVVAAGFEQGVLALLPVYGIEYGIAEATMAALLSVMIAGNIALQVPLGLLAERLTARSVRLACTWAAALGCAALPFLIETPLVWPFVFVWGAVSYGIYTMTIIELGEKFSGAMLVAGNAAFSLMWGIGGITVPPATGAAMDVLGTRGLPILLGVLCLALAIASSVRRGPA, encoded by the coding sequence ATGGTCGCGACGGAATCCAGCGGCAGCGAAGCCAGGGCGGACTGGGCCGCCATTGCCGGCGTCATCGCGACGGTTTCGGTGTTCGCCATCGCACAGGGCCTGACATATCCACTGCTGAGCTTCATCCTGCAGCGCCAAGGCATTTCGCCGAGCCTGATCGGCCTGTCGGCAGCGATGACGCCGATAGGGTTCATCGTTTCCTCGCCGCTCGTTCCCTGGCTTGCCCGGCGTTTCGGCGCGGGGCGGACGGCGCTGAGCTGCGCGGTCCTCTCGGCCGTGACGCTTGCTTTGATCGGGTGGACGCAGGACGTCTATGCCTGGTTCCTTCTCCGTTTCCTGCTCGGTCTGGTGACCAATCCGCTCTACGTCCTGAGCGAAGTCTGGATGATTGCGCTTGCGCCGCCGGCACGGCGCGGCCGTGTCATGGGCGTCTATACGACCATCATCTCGGCTGGGTTCGCGGCCGGTCCGCTGTGCCTGCTCGCCGTTGGCTCGTATGGCTGGCCGCCGTTTCTCGTCGGGATCGTCGCTTTTGTCGTTTGCGGCGCCTGCCTGGCTTTGGTGCTCAAGCGGTTGCCGAAGTTCGACGAGACCGGCCATCAGGTTTCCGTACTCGGTTTTGTGCCGCTCGCCTGGCTGCTCCTGTTTGCCGTCGTTGTGGCCGCGGGCTTCGAACAGGGCGTGCTTGCGCTGCTGCCTGTGTACGGGATTGAATACGGCATCGCCGAAGCCACGATGGCTGCGCTGCTTTCAGTGATGATCGCCGGCAACATCGCCCTGCAGGTGCCGCTAGGCCTGCTTGCGGAGCGGCTGACGGCGCGAAGCGTGCGGCTCGCCTGCACCTGGGCGGCGGCACTCGGATGCGCCGCGCTGCCCTTCCTCATCGAGACGCCGCTTGTCTGGCCGTTCGTGTTTGTCTGGGGCGCCGTCTCCTACGGCATCTACACAATGACGATCATCGAACTCGGCGAGAAATTCTCAGGCGCGATGCTGGTCGCGGGCAATGCGGCGTTTTCGCTGATGTGGGGCATTGGCGGCATCACGGTGCCGCCCGCAACGGGCGCTGCAATGGATGTTCTGGGTACGCGCGGACTGCCGATTTTGCTTGGCGTGCTGTGCCTCGCCCTGGCGATCGCCAGCAGCGTCCGTCGCGGTCCGGCTTGA
- a CDS encoding DUF72 domain-containing protein, whose protein sequence is MDKARKKATGNRAGELRIGTSGWHYADWWGPFYPQGVRKKDALSYYASRFGATELNAPFYRTPTPKAVQGWFDTTPDEFRFTWKASRFLTHFKRLLVDDNSLKLLDDRIDLLRHKAGPVLFQLPPQMRADRERLATFLKRLKRSRRYCFEFRHASWYEASVFDLLRDHNISLCLSDHASAPAPLEVTADWVYVRNHGPSGRYHGSYSDAALKGWAKHIRKWFREGRDVWCFFDNDVKSAAPADAEKLLALLGKD, encoded by the coding sequence ATGGACAAAGCTAGGAAGAAAGCGACGGGTAATCGCGCCGGCGAACTGCGCATCGGCACCTCCGGCTGGCACTACGCCGATTGGTGGGGTCCGTTCTATCCGCAGGGAGTGCGGAAGAAGGATGCGCTCAGCTACTATGCCTCGCGCTTCGGCGCCACCGAGTTGAATGCGCCGTTCTACCGAACGCCGACGCCGAAGGCAGTGCAGGGCTGGTTCGACACCACGCCGGACGAGTTCCGCTTCACCTGGAAGGCGTCGCGCTTCCTCACCCATTTCAAGCGGCTTCTGGTGGATGACAATTCGTTGAAGCTGCTTGATGACCGAATCGACCTGCTTCGGCATAAGGCCGGACCCGTTCTCTTCCAGCTTCCGCCGCAGATGCGCGCCGACCGCGAACGCCTGGCGACATTCCTGAAGAGGCTGAAGCGGTCGCGCCGCTACTGCTTCGAGTTTCGTCATGCGAGTTGGTATGAGGCGTCGGTTTTCGATCTGTTGCGCGACCACAATATCTCGCTCTGTCTCTCCGATCATGCGTCTGCTCCCGCGCCCCTGGAGGTGACGGCGGACTGGGTCTATGTCCGCAACCATGGGCCGAGCGGCCGCTACCATGGCAGCTATTCCGATGCCGCGCTCAAGGGCTGGGCGAAGCACATCCGGAAGTGGTTTCGAGAGGGCCGCGACGTGTGGTGCTTCTTCGACAATGACGTGAAGAGCGCAGCGCCCGCCGATGCGGAAAAGCTGCTGGCGCTTCTGGGCAAGGACTGA
- the solA gene encoding N-methyl-L-tryptophan oxidase, with the protein MTAYDVVVIGLGAMGSASLFHLSRRGKRVLGIEQFEPGHDRGSSHGESRAIRLGYFEHPSYVPLARRAYENWRELERLAEEKVLTVTGVLEIGKPGSVIVEGSLAASQMHGLEHEVLAAGEIAKRHPQFTLPNDYSAVWQPDGGFLQPELANSLHLKLARAAGAEMLVNTPVLGVEPTSSGVRIVLQDRVIEAASAVIAAGPWIAELVPELKPHLTLSRQVLCWFEPREPDAVRLGKLPVFIIDGEHDIAYGFPDFSGSGFKCASHHGSGTWTQAGDARQDAGPADEKRMHDFLEDYLPAAAGSLKKMRTCIYTKTPDEDFVIDLSPADPRIVIASPCSGHGYKFASVIGEVLADLAIDGRTRHDISRFAIGRFAG; encoded by the coding sequence TTGACCGCCTATGATGTTGTTGTCATCGGCCTGGGCGCGATGGGAAGTGCATCGCTGTTCCATCTTTCGCGACGGGGAAAGCGGGTTCTGGGAATTGAGCAATTCGAGCCCGGCCATGACCGCGGCTCGTCGCATGGCGAGTCCCGCGCGATACGGCTCGGCTATTTCGAGCATCCCAGTTACGTGCCGCTCGCCCGGCGCGCCTATGAGAACTGGCGAGAACTGGAACGGCTCGCCGAAGAAAAGGTGCTGACCGTCACCGGCGTCCTCGAAATCGGCAAACCGGGCAGCGTCATCGTCGAGGGGTCGCTGGCAGCAAGCCAGATGCATGGCCTGGAGCATGAAGTGCTCGCCGCAGGCGAGATCGCAAAGCGTCATCCGCAATTCACGCTGCCGAACGACTATTCTGCCGTGTGGCAGCCTGATGGCGGTTTCCTGCAGCCGGAACTCGCCAATTCGTTGCATCTGAAGCTGGCAAGGGCGGCGGGCGCGGAAATGCTCGTGAACACGCCTGTGCTTGGCGTCGAACCGACCTCTAGCGGCGTGCGGATCGTGCTGCAGGATCGCGTGATCGAAGCCGCAAGCGCGGTGATCGCCGCCGGCCCATGGATCGCGGAACTCGTTCCCGAATTGAAGCCGCACCTGACGCTCAGCCGGCAGGTGCTGTGCTGGTTCGAGCCGCGCGAACCCGACGCGGTGCGCCTGGGCAAATTGCCGGTATTCATAATCGATGGCGAACACGACATCGCCTACGGCTTTCCGGATTTCTCGGGCAGCGGCTTCAAATGCGCCTCGCACCATGGCAGCGGAACTTGGACGCAGGCTGGCGACGCCAGACAGGACGCGGGCCCGGCCGACGAGAAGCGGATGCACGATTTCCTCGAAGACTATCTGCCGGCGGCCGCCGGCTCGCTCAAGAAGATGCGCACATGCATCTATACGAAGACGCCGGACGAGGATTTCGTCATCGATCTTTCGCCAGCCGACCCGCGCATCGTCATCGCGTCGCCCTGCTCGGGCCATGGCTACAAGTTCGCGAGCGTCATCGGCGAGGTGCTGGCCGATCTGGCGATCGACGGCCGGACGCGGCACGACATTAGCCGGTTTGCGATCGGGCGGTTTGCTGGCTGA
- a CDS encoding trimethylamine methyltransferase family protein → MTAALHPAEQAPAGRARHGGRAGKRAGGGSAFEQPPFRQLKIPFAPTKIISDDQLESIHLASLRVLKEIGVDVLHDEARRIMKAHGADVREGSERVRFDSDMILELIAHCPSEFTLHARNPEHNVRFGGNNLVLSQMASAPNCSDLDRGRRPGNQEDFRNFLKLAQIHNILNTTGGYPVEPVDIHPSVRHLECIRDLATLTDKVFHIYSLGKERNVDGIEIARIARGISREQLQDEPSVYTIINTNSPLKLDIPMLEGIIQMSGNGQVVIVTPFTLSGAMAPVTIAGALVQQNAEALSGIAFAQMVKKGAPVGYGGFTSNVDMKSGAPAFGTPEYMKAQLVGGQLARRYNIPYRTSNTCAANAVDAQAAYESVFSLWGAIQAGANFMLHGAGWLEGGLRCSYEKTILDIDLLQMVAEFLTPLDLSENALAVDAIRDVGPGGHFFGTQHTQDRYKTAFYSPIISDWRNFETWAEAGSPTAAEKANRIWKERLATYEKPYMDPAIAEELDAFVEKRRLEGGAPTDF, encoded by the coding sequence ATGACCGCTGCCCTTCATCCCGCCGAACAGGCGCCCGCCGGCCGCGCCCGCCACGGCGGACGTGCCGGCAAGCGCGCAGGCGGCGGATCGGCCTTCGAGCAGCCGCCCTTCCGCCAGCTGAAGATTCCGTTCGCCCCGACGAAGATCATTTCCGACGATCAGCTCGAATCGATCCACCTCGCATCGCTGCGAGTGCTCAAGGAGATCGGCGTCGACGTGCTGCACGATGAGGCGCGCCGCATCATGAAGGCTCATGGCGCAGATGTGCGCGAGGGCAGCGAGCGCGTTCGCTTCGACAGCGACATGATCCTGGAACTAATCGCGCATTGCCCGTCCGAATTCACGCTGCATGCCCGCAATCCCGAGCACAATGTCCGTTTTGGGGGCAACAATCTCGTCCTGTCACAGATGGCGTCGGCGCCGAATTGCTCCGACCTCGACCGCGGCCGCCGGCCAGGCAATCAGGAGGATTTCCGCAACTTCCTGAAACTGGCGCAGATCCACAACATCCTGAATACCACCGGCGGCTATCCCGTCGAGCCGGTGGATATCCATCCGTCGGTGCGCCATCTCGAATGCATCCGCGATCTGGCGACGCTGACCGACAAGGTGTTTCACATCTATTCGCTAGGCAAGGAGCGCAATGTCGACGGCATCGAGATCGCCCGCATCGCTCGCGGCATTTCCCGCGAGCAGCTGCAGGATGAGCCGTCGGTCTACACCATCATCAACACCAATTCGCCGCTAAAGCTCGACATTCCTATGCTGGAAGGCATCATCCAGATGTCGGGCAATGGCCAGGTCGTCATCGTCACGCCCTTCACACTGTCGGGCGCCATGGCTCCGGTCACCATCGCCGGCGCACTTGTGCAGCAGAATGCCGAAGCGCTGTCCGGTATCGCCTTCGCTCAGATGGTGAAAAAGGGCGCGCCTGTCGGCTACGGTGGCTTTACCTCCAATGTCGACATGAAGTCGGGCGCGCCGGCTTTCGGCACGCCGGAATACATGAAGGCGCAACTGGTCGGCGGCCAACTGGCGCGCCGCTACAATATCCCCTACCGCACTTCCAATACATGCGCCGCCAATGCAGTCGACGCGCAGGCTGCCTATGAGAGCGTGTTCTCGCTATGGGGCGCGATTCAGGCGGGCGCCAACTTCATGCTGCATGGCGCAGGCTGGCTCGAAGGTGGGCTTCGCTGCTCCTACGAAAAGACGATCCTCGACATCGATCTCCTGCAGATGGTGGCGGAGTTCCTGACGCCGCTCGACCTGTCGGAGAACGCGCTGGCGGTCGATGCCATCCGCGATGTCGGGCCAGGCGGGCATTTCTTCGGTACCCAACATACGCAGGACCGCTACAAGACCGCTTTCTATTCGCCGATCATTTCGGACTGGCGCAACTTCGAGACCTGGGCGGAAGCCGGTTCGCCCACGGCCGCGGAAAAAGCCAATCGCATCTGGAAAGAGCGGTTGGCGACCTACGAAAAGCCCTACATGGACCCGGCAATCGCCGAGGAGTTGGATGCCTTTGTCGAAAAGCGCCGGCTCGAAGGCGGCGCGCCGACGGATTTTTGA
- a CDS encoding RidA family protein: MKMKPINAPDAPQPLGGYVQAMEVTGATRILYISGQIPETIDGKVPERFEDQARLVWRNVIAQLHAADMTLDNLVKVTIFLSDRQYTADYRKVQQEVLQGRLIGLTTIITGIFDEKWLLEIEAIAAA; this comes from the coding sequence ATGAAGATGAAGCCAATCAACGCCCCGGACGCCCCGCAACCGCTGGGCGGCTATGTCCAGGCGATGGAAGTCACCGGCGCGACGCGAATTCTCTATATCAGCGGCCAGATTCCGGAGACGATCGACGGCAAGGTGCCCGAACGCTTCGAGGATCAGGCGCGCCTGGTCTGGCGGAACGTCATTGCGCAGTTGCACGCCGCCGACATGACGCTCGACAACCTGGTCAAGGTGACCATCTTCCTGTCCGACCGGCAGTATACCGCCGACTACCGCAAAGTCCAGCAGGAGGTGCTCCAAGGCCGGCTGATCGGGCTGACGACGATCATCACCGGCATTTTCGACGAAAAATGGCTGCTGGAGATCGAAGCCATCGCCGCCGCCTGA